In a single window of the Antedon mediterranea chromosome 1, ecAntMedi1.1, whole genome shotgun sequence genome:
- the LOC140056615 gene encoding uncharacterized protein produces MTIDINLSSESESESTCDEDEDYDLYEPSFDISLCPNNALNLRETSFVEEEFEIEAENDDPSSQIEEDIEGVEVESPYVKHIDIMEESDFLIKDETCIVYLNCLKTLAEIKINKSCTRKSCSSPVDLHSKFVGSAVYFKWICTNGHLNNKWCSLPILKNKLHGGDLLMSTALLASGNNYAKIALLAKFLKLHILNVNTYYRIQRKYLVPAVTELWEDTQKEILTAHEGKDVVLLGDGRMDSPGHSAQFCTYTMMDNADKSILSIMTIDKRETEGKSTLMEKVGFQKSVSFLKQQNVNVVECVTDAHLQIGALMKNEYPDIKHSHNIWHAAKNLAKALVAAGQKKDCKVLLSWSKDIVNHFWHTCETSKTYDEFLGIWCGILHHVVDEHQWALSYSDVGTASCSHRPLESERQKGWMTKGHPAHNALRKIVLNNRFLKKIPYWLNFRGTAELENFHQCILMYAAKRFHYSPPMYKVRNLLAALDYTANHQREIKKNKDGTTRYQRLFNKKSKRWTVVPVKEEKDYSYIQKLVEMVVYRRLLDETSLKTVTGLGEDDPRRLSRNIASVPALPTHQLVEEKLSRFKKKL; encoded by the exons ATGACCATTGACATTAACTTGTCAAGTGAATCTGAGTCAGAGAGCACTTGTGATGAAGATGAAGATTATGATTTATATGAACCATCATTTGACATAAGCCTTTG TCCCAACAATGCACTTAACCTCAGAGAAACCTCATTCGTTGAAGAGGAATTTGAAATTGAGGCAGAAAATGATGATCCATCCAGTCAGATTGAGGAGGACATTGAAGGTGTGGAAGTTGAAAGCCCTTATGTTAAACACATTGATATTATGGAAGAGTCTGACTTTCTTATAAAAGATGAAACCTGCATAGTGTACTTAAACTGTTTGAAAACCTTGGCAGAAATCAAAATCAACAAATCTTGTACTAGAAAATCCTGTAGTAGTCCTGTTGATCTGCATTCAAAGTTTGTTGGTTCTGCTGTGTATTTCAAATGG ATTTGTACAAATGGCCACCTGAACAACAAATGGTGTTCTCTACCAATTCTAAAGAACAAATTGCATGGAGGGGATTTGTTAATGTCTACGGCACTTTTAGCTTCTGGAAACAACTATGCAAAGATTGCTCTTCTGGCCAAGTTTTTAAAACTTCATATTCTGAATGTCAACACCTACTATAGAATTCAGAGAAAATATCTTGTGCCTGCAGTTACTGAATTATGGGAAGATACCCAGAAAGAAATCTTGACAGCACATGAAGGAAAAGATGTTGTACTGCTTG gaGATGGAAGGATGGACAGTCCAGGACACTCTGCCCAATTTTGCACGTATACTATGATGGACAATGCTGACAAAAGTATTTTGTCAATTATGACAATTGATAAGCGGGAGACAGAGGGCAAAAGTACTTTAATGGAAAAAGTAGGATTTCAGAAGAGTGTTTCATTTctcaaacaacaaaatgtgaatgTAGTTGAATGTGTAACCGATGCACACTTACAGATTGGCGCATTGAtga AAAACGAATATCCAGACATCAAACACTCACACAATATTTGGCATGCTGCCAAGAATCTAGCAAAAGCATTGGTTGCA GCTGGTCAGAAGAAAGACTGCAAAGTCTTATTAAGTTGGAGCAAAGATATTGTAAACCATTTCTGGCATACCTGCGAGACTTCAAAGACATATGATGAATTTCTT GGAATATGGTGTGGAATTCTTCACCATGTGGTGGATGAACACCAGTGGGCTTTATCATATAGTGATGTTGGTACAGCCTCCTGTAGTCATAGACCTCTTGAGAGCGAGAGACAAAAGGGATGGATGACAAAGGGTCATCCAGCGCACAATGCACTACGAAAGATCGTCCTAAACAACAGATTTCTAAAGAAAATCCCATATTGGCTTAATTTTCG TGGAACTGCTGAACTGGAAAATTTCCACCAATGTATTTTGATGTATGCGGCCAAAAGATTCCATTACAGTCCACCAATGTACAAAGTAAGGAATCTTCTGGCAGCATTGGATTACACAGCAAACCATCAACGAGAGAtcaagaaaaataaagatggGACCACAAG ATATCAACgcttatttaacaaaaaaagtaagAGGTGGACAGTGGTGCCTGTTAAAGAAGAAAAGGATTACAGCTACATCCAGAAATTGGTGGAAATGGTTGTATACAGAAGACTACTTGATGAAACTAGCCTGAAAACAGTAACAGGCTTAGGAGAAGATGACCCAAGAAGGCTCAGCAGAAACATTGCTTCAGTACCAGCATTACCAACTCATCAACTAGTTGAAGAGAAATtgtcaagatttaaaaaaaaactatga